In a single window of the Euwallacea fornicatus isolate EFF26 chromosome 5, ASM4011564v1, whole genome shotgun sequence genome:
- the LOC136339085 gene encoding uncharacterized protein isoform X5, which produces MRSILKLLLGCLFPAIWPTCSALRNVQLKMPSAVVRGEDATMQCFYDLEGDKLYSVKWYRGTFEFFRFSPSEFPPIKQFKIRGINVREKDSRDTQVVLERVSRDISGAYSCEVTADQPSFFTDLQTAELKVIDIPKKDPHIDGLKTRYKHDEILKANCTSEGSKPAANLTWYINGIPVEEKFVEHHMPSLYNEDNLVSAHSSIRMKIVRNMFQGGKMKLRCSATMHHLYHKSSEKSIELVKKRHRSPYNWTTTELYFEHWGVPAERPPQATEIDA; this is translated from the exons ATGAGAAGTATCTTGAAATTGTTGTTAGGATGTCTCTTCCCTGCAATTTGGCCAA CCTGTTCAGCTCTGAGAAACGTCCAACTGAAGATGCCTTCGGCAGTGGTCCGAGGTGAAGACGCGACAATGCAGTGCTTCTACGATTTGGAAGGGGACAAGTTGTACTCGGTGAAGTGGTACCGTGGCACTTTCGAGTTTTTTCGCTTCTCACCCAGTGAGTTTCCTCCAATTAAACAGTTTAAAATTCGGGGAATTAATGTCAGGGAGAAAGACTCTAGGGACACCCAAGTGGTGTTGGAAAGAGTGAGTAGGGATATTAGCGGTGCCTACAGCTGCGAAGTCACCGCAGACCAACCTAGTTTTTTTACCGATCTTCAAACTGCGGAGCTCAAG GTAATTGACATCCCCAAGAAAGATCCCCACATCGACGGCCTAAAAACTCGGTACAAACACGACGAGATCCTCAAAGCCAATTGCACATCAGAGGGATCAAAACCGGCTGCTAATCTCACATGGTACATCAATGGAATTCCCGTTGAAGAGAAATTCGTCGAACATCACATGCCATCGCTGTACAATGAAGACAATTTGGTGTC gGCACATTCTTCCATAAGAATGAAAATCGTGAGGAACATGTTTCAGGGGGGCAAGATGAAGTTAAGGTGTTCGGCCACGATGCATCATCTGTACCACAAAAGCTCGGAAAAGAGCATAGAGCTGGTAAAGAAACGACACAG ATCGCCTTATAACTGGACCACCACAGAGCTGTATTTCGAGCATTGGGGTGTACCAGCGGAAAGGCCGCCGCAAGCTACAG